GCCGTCACAACAACCCGAGCCAGCACAACCAGACCTGCGACTACTGCCATGTCATGACGCAGGCCACACCCGGGGCCCTGAACCACTTCAAGTACCTCGACACCTCCGCCGTCAGCGGCGTCAGTGGCACGCCTTCCGATCAGTACCCCAGCGACACCGTGAAGTTCGGCGGCGGCGCCACCCCGGCCACGGGCGCGCTCACCTACACCGTCACCTCGGCCACGCAGGGCCGCGGGGGCTGTGCCCTCACCTGCCACGGGCAATCGCACACCACGGCGGGCAACACCTGGAACTGATCCACCCCTCGCCTTTTCCACCACCCCATAGGAGGTCCCATGCGACGCGCCATCCTCACCGCTCTGCTGCTTGCCGGAGCGACCCTGTCCGCCGGTGATCCGGCCAAGGACCTGCCGAAGTTCCAGGGTGGCGATCTCCAGAAGTACTGGACGGACGCCTGCGCCCGCTGCCACGGCGTGAATGGCAACGGCCGCGACAACAGCGGCAAACCCCTGCCCGATGCGGGCTTCGACTTCACCGACAGTCGCAAGGCCAACAAGAAGAAGGACGGCGACTGGGTGAAGGTCACCCTCGAGGGCAAGGACAAGATGCCGGCCTTCAAGGACAAAATGTCCGAGGCCGATGCCCAGAAGATGATCACGGAGATCGTCCGCAAGTTCGCCGCCAAGCGCTGATCCTGGAGATCCGATGACACGGAAGCTCGCTCCCCTGCTCGCCTGCTCCCTCCTGGCCGGGGGAGCGCTTCACGCCGAGTCCTCCGAATACCCGCTGGTGGTGAACCTGCCCTCGGCGGAGCGGATGCAGTACTGGGACATCGGCGTTGCCTTCACCCACCGGTTCATCCAGCCCGTGAAGGATCACGGGAAGGATGTCTACGGTCTGGACGGCTACACCTACGCGGGACTCGGCTTCGCCTTCGGCATCAAGCCGATCCCGGGGCTGAACGCCTTCATCTACCGCACGGCCGACAACAAGACCTTCACCTTCGGCTTGCAGCAGCAGGTGCTGGATCGGGAACGCGTCCGTCTGGCCGTCCGGGCCGAGCGCTTCGACGAGGTGGTGAAGGAAACCGTGACGCCCATCGGCCGGGTGGGCCTCTCCGGGGCCGTCCTCCAGGTGCCCACGGAGATCTTCATCACGGACGACATCATCTTCTCGATCGTGCCGGCCTACATCACGAAGACCACCACCACCGATACGATCCTGGCGGTGCCCCCCGGGGCCACGCCCAACACCACGCCCAACACCGGCGGAGTCTTCAATGTGGGCCTGGGGCTGCGCGTCAGCTTCACGGAGAAGTTCTCCTTCGTGAGCGAGTACTACCCCCGGCCCTCCAAGTTCTCCAAGGCCGCGCCCGGCGGCATCACCGATGGAACCACCTACCAGCGGGGCTTCGCGGCCGGTGTCTCCTACAAGACCTTCAAGCACCGCTTCACCCTTGTGGGCACCAATGTCCCCGGCACCACGGCGAACCAGGTCCTGAGCGGGGACTACGGTGGTGGGCCCCGGCCCTCCTCCCAGTGGTCCATCGGCTTCAATGTCACCCGCGTCTTCTGAGGTCAGCGATTCATGTCCGCTTCACCCCTTCTGGAATTCGTCGCCCGCGAGCATCCGGCCTTCGTCCACATCCCCCTCGGGCTGGTGGCGGTGCTGCCCCTGGCGATGCTGGCCTCCTTTCATCCCAAGCATGTCCGTCTGTGGACGGGCACTTCATTCTTCCTCGCCCTCGTGGGCTGGCTGGGCAGCACGGCAGCCCTGTTTAGCGGCCTGATCTGGGGCCGCCAGATCGCCCTCATCCCGCCGAAGGGGTTCTTCCCGGTCGTGGCCACCGAGAAGCAGGTGCTGCAGCGCATCCTCCAGGTCCATGAGATGGCGGCCCTGAGCGGCTTCCTCATCGGCGGCTTCTGCGTCTGGCTTCTCTGGGGCTCCTGGCGCCAGGTGGAGGCCCACGACGGCGCCACCCACCGGAGGCACGGAGGCCGCCGTTTCTGGGAACGCGGCGTGGGGGCCGCGCCCCTCCTGGTGGGCGTTCTCTGGCTGGCCTGTTGGGGGCTCAGCGGCAAGCTGGGGGGCGTGATGGTCTTCGGAAGCGAGGAGACCAACCGGGCCGCAGCCGAGGCGGACGCCGCCAAGCATGCGGACGCCGAGGCCGACCTGCCCATCCGGGCCCTGGATTACGCGAGCCTCGAGCCCATCACTCCGGAGCCGGTGCGGAGCAAGGCCCATGGAAACCGCTGGCGGCGCATCTGGGTCACGGCCTCCGGCGCCGATGCCTACCAGGCGGGCAAGCCCCTGCCCCCGGGGGCCTATGCCGTGATGTCGACCTTTGAGGACGACAAGGGCAAGCCCAGCCATGAGCCGGGCCCCCTCTACATGAAGGAGACGAAGGCTGATGGCAGCACGGCCTTCGCGTTCTACTGGCCCCGGGTGCCCGAGGCGCTGCGCAAGGACATGGAGAACCAGGACAGCGTCTACTGGCGGAGTCCCGATTCCCATCTCGCGGTCTGTCTCGGCTGCCACGAGAAGAAATCGGCGCCGGCCCAGCCACTTACGGCAGGTAGTGCTGGGGGTCCGGGAAAGCGCTGACCTTGATGTCGGGAGGCTCGACGGGCTGCTCTGCCAGCATCTCGGCCATGAGGGCCGTGAGCCGGGGCAGTTCGAAGGGCTTGGGCAGGAGGCGGACCCGGGGGACCTTGGCCAGGGCCGCCTCCATGCCTTCCAGTCCTTGACCGCTGATGAGGATGAAGGGGACGGCCGAACCCGTGGCCCGGATCCGCTCCAGCAGTTCCAGGCCCGTGCAGTCCGGCATGCGGTGATCACTCAGCACCAGATCGAAGGTGCCCGCCTGCCAGGCCCGCCAGGCGACGCCGCCGTCGGGCGCGGCCGTGACCTGGGCCCGGGCCAGGGTCAGGGCATCCGCCAGCATGTCGCGCAGCAGCACTTCATCCTCCACCACCAGGATTCGGCAGCCCACCAGGCTGTTCCGGGCCACGGAGGGGTTCGAGGGAGTGGAGGAGGGCTCGTGCGGGCCCTTCACGCGGGCCTGGGGGAGGACGACCCGGAAGCAGGCGCCCCCGGTCGGGATGTTCTCGGCGCGGATCTGCCCGTGATGGGCCTTCACGATGCCGAAGACCATGGCCAGCCCCAAGCCCGTGCCCTTGCCCAGGTCCTTGGTGGTGACGAAGGGCTCGAAGATATGCGGGAGGAGCTCTTCGGGGATGCCGGTGCCCGAGTCCCGGACCTCCAGGCCGACCTGGCCCGCTTCGTCCAGGAAGGTGCGCAGGCCGAGGCTGCCGCCCGTGGGCATGGCGTCCCGCGCGTTCACGGCCAGGTTCATGAGGACCTGCTCCAGCTGGACGGCGTCGCCGGAAACCGGAGGCAGGTCCGGCTCCAGGGCGAGCTGGAGGCGGATGCGCCCGCCCAGCAGGCGGTCGAGGATATTGGCCGTCTCGCTGACGAGGGCGTTCAGGTCCAGCGGGCGCAGCTCGGGCCGGGACTGGTGGCTGAAGGAGAGCAGGGCCTTGGTGGTCTGGGCGCAGCGCTTGGTGGCTTCCTCGGCCCGGAGGATCCGGTTCATGACGGGATGGCCCTCGGGAAGCAGCTCCCGGCTGAGGTGCAGCTGGCCCAGGATCGCCGCGAGCTGGTTGTTCACATCGTGGGCGATGCCCCCCGCGAGGGTGCCCACGGTCTCCATGCGCTGGCTGTGCTCCAGCTGCCGCTGCAGGCGGGCCTGATCGGCCAGGCTTTCACTGGCCTGGCGGAGGGCCCGGTCCAGGCTTTGGATCTCCTGGATGTGGGAGGTGCTGGCCGGGGGCATCTGGCCCTGCCCCAGGACCTCGGCCAGGGCGCTGAGCTCCGCGATGGGTTCCACCACCCGCCGGGCGATGCGCTCGATGCGCCAGGCCGCCAGGCCCAGGCCCAGGAGGGCCAGCCCCAGCATGCTCAGCACCCGGAAGTGGGCCGGTCCGAGCAGGTCTTCGATGGGCACGGTCAGCATGAGCTGCCAGTGGATGCCCGGGAGCCCCTCGAAGGGCCGGAGCAGGCCCATGGTCGCGCGCCCCTCGGATGAGATCAGGCGGGCCCCCTGGGCCCCGGAGCCAGCCATGGCCAATGCTGCATGGAAGGTGGGGAGGAGCGTCGGCAGGGGTTTGAGGAAGGCCTGACGGCGGCTTTCCTTGGTCTCGAACGCCGGCTCCCGGGGCAGGATCAGGGCCTGTCCCTCGGGATCCACGATCAGGCAGCGGCTCCCGGCGGTGGGCTGCGCCGCCCAGACCCGCTGGGTGAGGTCGTCCAGCAGGAAATCCAGCGCGGCCACGCCCCGCAGGCCCGCGGCATCCCGGATGGGCAGCGCATAGGTGATGCCGGGATCCTGGGTGGTGTAAAAGGCATAGGGATCCGTCCAGATGGGCGCGTCGGCCAGGGCTCCCGCTTGGTACCAGGGGCGGGACCGGGGATCGTAGGCCATGGGCGTCCAGGGCTCGGACAGCAGTTGTCCGGCTGAATCCAGTCGATGCCAGCGGATCCGGGCTTCGGTCCCGGCGTTGTCCAGCTCGCGGAAGGACCAGGCCCCGCCGACGCGGAGGAGAAGCAGGGAGTGCCCATCGGTCCGCGCCAGGTTGACGCTGGTGATCCCGTGCTGGGCGGCCAGCAAGGGCGTGATCAGGCGGGCGGCCTCCGCCGGGCGAGCCGGGTCGAGCACACCCTGGAGCCACCACTCGCGGATCACGAGCCCCAGGGACTGGGAGGCCTCGAGGTCGTTCCTGACCGCCTCCTCGAGCTGGACCAGCGCGGTTTCGGCCCGGGCCCGGGCCTGGCGCTCCAGGGCCTGCTGTTGGCTCCACCAGGACAGCCCGAGGAGAAGCGCCGAAACGCCGGCCATGAGGATCAGCAGATCCGTCAGCAGCAGGCGGCGAATGGGAAGCAGGGGGCGAGGCCCCTCGGGGCGGTTCACTGGCTTCTCATCGGCCGGGCCGGCGGGAATCTGATCTTGGTGCGGTTCTAAAGTGCCGCGCGCAGGGCGGCGAAGGCCTCGGGCAGGCCGGCGGGCTGCGTGCCACCCCCCTGGGCCAGATCCTTCTTGCCGCCGCCCCGGCCG
The window above is part of the Geothrix sp. genome. Proteins encoded here:
- a CDS encoding cytochrome c, with the translated sequence MRRAILTALLLAGATLSAGDPAKDLPKFQGGDLQKYWTDACARCHGVNGNGRDNSGKPLPDAGFDFTDSRKANKKKDGDWVKVTLEGKDKMPAFKDKMSEADAQKMITEIVRKFAAKR
- a CDS encoding DUF5777 family beta-barrel protein, which encodes MTRKLAPLLACSLLAGGALHAESSEYPLVVNLPSAERMQYWDIGVAFTHRFIQPVKDHGKDVYGLDGYTYAGLGFAFGIKPIPGLNAFIYRTADNKTFTFGLQQQVLDRERVRLAVRAERFDEVVKETVTPIGRVGLSGAVLQVPTEIFITDDIIFSIVPAYITKTTTTDTILAVPPGATPNTTPNTGGVFNVGLGLRVSFTEKFSFVSEYYPRPSKFSKAAPGGITDGTTYQRGFAAGVSYKTFKHRFTLVGTNVPGTTANQVLSGDYGGGPRPSSQWSIGFNVTRVF
- a CDS encoding ATP-binding protein, which encodes MNRPEGPRPLLPIRRLLLTDLLILMAGVSALLLGLSWWSQQQALERQARARAETALVQLEEAVRNDLEASQSLGLVIREWWLQGVLDPARPAEAARLITPLLAAQHGITSVNLARTDGHSLLLLRVGGAWSFRELDNAGTEARIRWHRLDSAGQLLSEPWTPMAYDPRSRPWYQAGALADAPIWTDPYAFYTTQDPGITYALPIRDAAGLRGVAALDFLLDDLTQRVWAAQPTAGSRCLIVDPEGQALILPREPAFETKESRRQAFLKPLPTLLPTFHAALAMAGSGAQGARLISSEGRATMGLLRPFEGLPGIHWQLMLTVPIEDLLGPAHFRVLSMLGLALLGLGLAAWRIERIARRVVEPIAELSALAEVLGQGQMPPASTSHIQEIQSLDRALRQASESLADQARLQRQLEHSQRMETVGTLAGGIAHDVNNQLAAILGQLHLSRELLPEGHPVMNRILRAEEATKRCAQTTKALLSFSHQSRPELRPLDLNALVSETANILDRLLGGRIRLQLALEPDLPPVSGDAVQLEQVLMNLAVNARDAMPTGGSLGLRTFLDEAGQVGLEVRDSGTGIPEELLPHIFEPFVTTKDLGKGTGLGLAMVFGIVKAHHGQIRAENIPTGGACFRVVLPQARVKGPHEPSSTPSNPSVARNSLVGCRILVVEDEVLLRDMLADALTLARAQVTAAPDGGVAWRAWQAGTFDLVLSDHRMPDCTGLELLERIRATGSAVPFILISGQGLEGMEAALAKVPRVRLLPKPFELPRLTALMAEMLAEQPVEPPDIKVSAFPDPQHYLP